In the genome of Synergistaceae bacterium, the window AGGCAATCGCGGAGACTGGCTCCTTCAGTACGCGCCAAACGAATATGGCATCGTGGGGCGAGAAATTTTCGAAAAAACCTGCGACATCCTCAGGTCCGAAACAGAAGCCGCGCAGTTCAAACTCAACTGATACCAATTTGAAATCAAAGGCCTAAAGTTAGAATAGCTAAAAGCAATGACATTCAAACATTAGTTTCTTCATTAACACTCGATTGAAAGCAAATTAGTATGAAACAGACAAAGGGCGCAATGTTTGCATACGATGGAAGGGCAGTTCCTCCTTCGAAGACCTGGAGCGAACCGCCCCTCCGGAAATTTCAGTCGGTCAGTTCCTTCAACATGCGGATCAGGATGTCGTCGGGGTTCTCCACCGGAATGGATATTCGCGCGGCCAGCTCGCGCTCGATGTAGGGCAGGTGCGTGCAGCCCAGCGCAATACACTCGGCTCCGACTTTGGCCATGCCCTCGCAGATTTCGATCAGCCCCATTTTTTCGACCAGCTCCAGGGGAGGCTTATGCGCCTCAATTCCCTTTATGACGGACCTTACGGAACAACTGATGACCAGCATGTCGGGGTTCGCCCCGTAGTACGCCAGCTCCAGGCCGCAGGCGGACTGGGCGGAAACCGCCAGAACCCCCGCGTATTTGTGTTTTCGGGCGATTTCGGCATGGGCGTCCAAAGGCGTGACGATTTTCAGAGGGGACTTCGCCCTCAGGTCCGCGAGGTCCAGCGCCGCCGACAAAGAATTGCAGTAAATCATCGCGGCCTTTCCGCCTTTATCCGCGGCGGCGCAAATCGCGTCCAGAGTGATCTTTTGCAGCCGATCCCGATGATACGTCTGAAGGTCGAACTGCTCCGGCCCGCTGGAAGCGGTGGCCGTCGGGATTCCGGTAAAACCGTTTCTGGAAAGCAGGTCCATGCCCATTTTGGTATCGACAGGAGTCCCCGCTATGACAGACACTGTGCGGTTCATATTTTCACATCTCCTTAAAGCCCGGCTTTTTCCAGAGCCTGGCGGATGTCCTCAATGAGATCCTCCGTATCCTCCAGACCGACGCTCAACCGGAAGAATCCGGCGTGAAATTCTTCGGGATACAGGTATTGACGTTCGTCCTGCTCGCCATTAAAGACGATGAGGCTTTCGTCATGCCCCAGAGACATGGCGGAGGTGATGATCTGCAGATGGCTGACAAAGCGGCAGTGGGCGTCGTGGTCCGCCTTCAGGCCGAAAGACATCATGCCCCCGAAGCCGTTTGACATTTGTTTTTTCGCCAGTTCGTGACCGGCGTGGCTTTCCAGTCCGGGATAGGCCACAAAACGGACCGCGGGATGACCCTCCAGGAACCTCGCCACCGTCAGGCCGCTTTGATTGTGCTGACGCATACGGAACGGAAACGTCACCGTGCCTCGCATGATCAGCCAGGCGTTGAACGGGCTGATGGCGCAGCCCGTGTTGATCATGGCTTCCCGGCGGATCTTATGGAGCAGGTTCGAGGGGCCGATGACAGCGCCGCCCAGCGCGTCGCCGTGGCCGTTAATGTACTTCGTCAGGCTTTCCACGCACAGGTCCGCCCCCAAAGTCATGGGACGCTGGTTGTAAGGCGAGGCAAAGGTGTTGTCCACGGACAGAAGCGCTCCCGCGTCGTGGGCGATTTTCGCTATGGCCGGTATGTCGCTGATCTTCGTGAGGGGGTTCGAGGGCGTTTCGATGTGGACCAGCTTTGTCTCGGGACGAAGAGCCGCTCTGACGTTTTCGGGGTCCCGACTGTCCACCAGCGTTGTCTGAATGTTGTATTTCTCCGGCAGAAGCTGGTGCATTTGACGGTACGCCCCGATATAGGTGCTGTCCGAAACCACCACGTGATCCCCCGTCTTCAGGGTCGTGAAAAAAACGCCCCACAAAGCCGCCACTCCGGTGGCCAGGACCACGCAGTCCTCGCCCTCCTCCAGAGAAGCGATTTTTTCCTGCAAAAATTTCTGATTTGCGTTCCCATTACGGGCATATATGGCCTCTTTGGAGGTGCTCCAATCGACGCTGGAGGGGTCATAGGGCAGAGCGTAGCAGTTGGCCATGGTGATCGGTCTGCGGAGAGCCCCCGTTTCCCTGTCGATGCCGTTCCCTTCATGCACGGAGCGAGTTTGAAAACCCAGTTTTTTTCTATTTTTCGAATCGGTCATATTTGCCCTTCCTTTCGGTTCGAGTTGGTTCGAGTCGATTCAAGGTTTTTTTCAACATGACTGCTGACTTGTTCTTCGCAGGACGCGCCCCGCCTTTTCTTCGCGTATCTGACAGCGTTCCACGGCCACACGACCGTTGACCAGCACCATTTCGATGCCCTCGGGATAACGGTGAGGATCGTCATAAGAGGCTTTGTCCCTGAGCGACTTCGGGTCGAAGAGAACCAGGTCCGCCCAGCAGCCTTTTTTGATAAGTCCCCTGTCGGAAAGGCCGATGCGGGACGCGGGCAAAGACGTAATCTTGCGGATGGCGTTTTCCAGCGAGAGCAAATGGGAATCCAGGGCGAACCGGCGCAGGAAGCGCGGAAAGGTTCCGTAAGCGCGGGGATGAGGCCGCCCTCCAAGTTCGGGACACATGGCCCAGGCATCCGACGCCGCCGAGGACAGCGGGTGCGTCAGGCCCCACTCCATCTCCTCCTCGTCCACCGCGAAAAGCGCTATTGTGGCGTTGCAGCGTATTTCGGCCAGCAAATCCATGAACGCCTCGTAAGGGTCTCCCGCCTCCGGCGTTTCCAGCAGGTCCCTCAGAGTTTTGCCCTGAATGTCCGGACGGGACGGGGCGGAGCAAATCACGATGTTCTCCATCCCGCAGTTTCTCACCACGTTGTTTTCCCAGGCGGGATTTTTGAACTCCCGTCGGATTTTCTCCCGTTCGGCGGGGTCGGAAAGGCGCGAAAGCGCGCGCTGGACGCCTCCCTCCAGCGCGAAAGGGGGCAGGCACATGGTGATGGTGCTGGAGCCGGCCGTATAGGGATAAATATCGCAACAGACGTCGATTTCCTCTTCCCGCGCCAGTTCCATCAGACGCAGGGTTCGGCGCAGCTTGCCCCAATTGTAGCGTCCCGTGGCCTTGTGGTGAGAGATTTCCACCCTCACGCCGTTTGTTCGTCCCAGATTCAGCGCGGCCTCCACGGACTCCGTCAGCTTTCCTCCCTCGCTGCGCAGGTGGGTGGCGTACAACGCGCCGTACTCCGCCAGCACGGAGGCCAGTTCCTCCAGTTCCGCGTCTTCGGTGAAGCTCCCGGGAGGATAAATGAGACCGCTGGAGAGGCCGAAAGCCCCGTCGTTCAGGCTCTGACGCAGCAGGGTCTTCATGGCCGTCATTTCCTCTTCCGTGGCCGGAGAGGCGTCGAACCCCTTCACAGCGATGCGGATGGTTCCCTGCCCCACCAAGCTCGCGATGTTGTGTCCAAGGCCCGTGTCCTCCAGCCTCTTCAGAAATTCCCCGAACCCGTTCCAGGCCCAGTCGCTTTCCACGGCGGAGGGGATGAAGGGCGAAAGATACTGCCGGGCCAGGTCTCGCGTGGAGTCGGACAAAGGCGCCATGGACAGCCCGCAGTTGCCCGTCAGGGAGGTGGTCACCCCCTGCAGGGTGTGGCTGTGCATGAAGGGAAGCCCCAGGGCCGCCATGTCCAGGTGGTTGTGAATATCGACGAAACCGGGACACAGGGTCAGCCCGCCTCCATCCACGGAGTCGCGGGCGTCCCCTTTTTTCAAACGCCCGATG includes:
- a CDS encoding aspartate/glutamate racemase family protein, with translation MNRTVSVIAGTPVDTKMGMDLLSRNGFTGIPTATASSGPEQFDLQTYHRDRLQKITLDAICAAADKGGKAAMIYCNSLSAALDLADLRAKSPLKIVTPLDAHAEIARKHKYAGVLAVSAQSACGLELAYYGANPDMLVISCSVRSVIKGIEAHKPPLELVEKMGLIEICEGMAKVGAECIALGCTHLPYIERELAARISIPVENPDDILIRMLKELTD
- a CDS encoding PLP-dependent aspartate aminotransferase family protein; the encoded protein is MTDSKNRKKLGFQTRSVHEGNGIDRETGALRRPITMANCYALPYDPSSVDWSTSKEAIYARNGNANQKFLQEKIASLEEGEDCVVLATGVAALWGVFFTTLKTGDHVVVSDSTYIGAYRQMHQLLPEKYNIQTTLVDSRDPENVRAALRPETKLVHIETPSNPLTKISDIPAIAKIAHDAGALLSVDNTFASPYNQRPMTLGADLCVESLTKYINGHGDALGGAVIGPSNLLHKIRREAMINTGCAISPFNAWLIMRGTVTFPFRMRQHNQSGLTVARFLEGHPAVRFVAYPGLESHAGHELAKKQMSNGFGGMMSFGLKADHDAHCRFVSHLQIITSAMSLGHDESLIVFNGEQDERQYLYPEEFHAGFFRLSVGLEDTEDLIEDIRQALEKAGL
- a CDS encoding D-aminoacylase; protein product: MYDFAVRNVQVYDGTGNPPFRGDVAVQDGKIADIGRLKKGDARDSVDGGGLTLCPGFVDIHNHLDMAALGLPFMHSHTLQGVTTSLTGNCGLSMAPLSDSTRDLARQYLSPFIPSAVESDWAWNGFGEFLKRLEDTGLGHNIASLVGQGTIRIAVKGFDASPATEEEMTAMKTLLRQSLNDGAFGLSSGLIYPPGSFTEDAELEELASVLAEYGALYATHLRSEGGKLTESVEAALNLGRTNGVRVEISHHKATGRYNWGKLRRTLRLMELAREEEIDVCCDIYPYTAGSSTITMCLPPFALEGGVQRALSRLSDPAEREKIRREFKNPAWENNVVRNCGMENIVICSAPSRPDIQGKTLRDLLETPEAGDPYEAFMDLLAEIRCNATIALFAVDEEEMEWGLTHPLSSAASDAWAMCPELGGRPHPRAYGTFPRFLRRFALDSHLLSLENAIRKITSLPASRIGLSDRGLIKKGCWADLVLFDPKSLRDKASYDDPHRYPEGIEMVLVNGRVAVERCQIREEKAGRVLRRTSQQSC